One window of the Zea mays cultivar B73 chromosome 3, Zm-B73-REFERENCE-NAM-5.0, whole genome shotgun sequence genome contains the following:
- the LOC100286305 gene encoding harpin-induced protein, which produces MSSNGKPTPQPPAGGNGPPKMYQRPIYRPQQAPAKRRRGGRSCPFSCCCCFFWTALVVLLLAFLAAVAGGAFYLLYRPQRPAFTLTAARVTRLSLSPSATAPALSDAIDVTLTARNPNRKLAYLYDDFAVTAATAANAVPLGEASAPGFAHGAGNVTVIRATVSASALAVDPAAAASDVKRSGEFTIALDLETRAGVRVGALKTKKIGILVHCDGVKVAAPAPAPAAPAKSKKKLAKAAVAAAVAPAADAPAPAASAAVDDAPAPPAAATSVARVCQVRIRVKIWKWTF; this is translated from the coding sequence ATGTCTTCCAACGGCAAGCCCACCCCGCAGCCCCCGGCGGGCGGCAACGGCCCGCCCAAGATGTACCAGCGGCCCATCTACCGGCCGCAGCAGGCGCCCGCCAagcggcggcgcggcgggcggTCCTGCCCgttcagctgctgctgctgcttcttcTGGACGGCGCTCGTCGTCCTGCTCCTCGCCTTCCTGGCCGCAGTGGCGGGCGGCGCCTTCTACCTGCTGTACCGCCCGCAGCGGCCCGCGTTCACGCTGACCGCGGCGCGCGTGACGAGGCTGAGCCTGTCGCCGTCCGCCACGGCGCCCGCGCTGAGCGACGCCATCGACGTGACGCTCACGGCCCGGAACCCCAACAGGAAGCTCGCCTACCTCTACGACGACTTCGCCGTGACGGCCGCCACGGCCGCCAACGCCGTCCCGCTGGGCGAGGCCTCCGCGCCCGGGTTCGCGCACGGCGCCGGCAACGTCACCGTCATCCGGGCCACCGTCTCCGCGTCCGCGCTCGCGGTCGAccccgccgcggccgcctccgaCGTCAAGAGGTCCGGCGAGTTCACCATCGCTCTGGACCTGGAGACCAGGGCCGGCGTCAGGGTGGGCGCGCTCAAGACTAAGAAGATCGGCATCCTGGTGCACTGCGACGGCGTCAAggtggccgcgcccgcgcccgcgcccgcggcgCCGGCCAAGAGCAAGAAGAAGCTTGCGAAGGCGGCGGTAGCGGCAGCGGTGGCGCCGGCGGCCGACGCCCCGGCACCCGCCGCCTCCGCGGCTGTCGACGACGCGCCGGCGCCGCCCGCCGCGGCCACCAGCGTCGCGCGCGTGTGCCAGGTCAGGATCCGGGTCAAGATCTGGAAGTGGACCTTCTAG